In Bacteroides coprosuis DSM 18011, the following are encoded in one genomic region:
- a CDS encoding ATP-binding region ATPase domain protein (COGs: COG0326 Molecular chaperone HSP90 family~InterPro IPR003594:IPR020576~KEGG: bfr:BF2409 heat shock protein 90~PFAM: ATPase-like, ATP-binding domain; Heat shock protein Hsp90, C-terminal~SPTR: Chaperone protein;~IMG reference gene:2504107251~PFAM: Histidine kinase-, DNA gyrase B-, and HSP90-like ATPase; Hsp90 protein) has translation MKKGNIGVTTENIFPIIKKFLYSDHEIFLRELVSNAVDASQKLKTLASIGEFKGELGDLTVQVKLDKENKTITISDRGIGLTAEEVDKYINQIAFSGANDFLDKYKDDANAIIGHFGLGFYSAFMVANQVDIISKSHKDGAKAVKWSCDGSPEYTLEEAEKADRGTDIVLHVDTESEEFLDESRISTLLHKYCSFLPIPVAFGHKKEWKEGKEVETEELNVINDTEPLWTRTPSDLKDEDYIAFYKKLYPMSDEPLFWIHLNVDYPFNLTGILYFPKIKSNIDLSKNKIQLYSNQVFVTDSVEGIVPDFLTLLHGVIDSPDIPLNVSRSYLQSDSNVKKISSHITKKVSDRLQSIFKTDRKDFESKWNDIKLFINYGMLTQEDFFNRAKKYSLFCDTDEKYYTFEEYQTLVKENQTDKNGNLIYLYATNKDEQYSFIEAAQNKGYNVLVLDGQLDVALINLLEQKFEKTSFSRVDADVIDNLIVKEEQIQTALEAKEVDALTATFKSQLPAMEKVEFHVMIQSMGENSAPLVITQSEYMRRMKEMASIQAGMGFYGEMPNMFNVVLNSDHELVKTVLEETEKSCEAEVAPIQTELSIAEARKAELKKDQEGKKDEEIPTAQKDELKDLDDKLNELKGKKDLVYATHAGSNKVVRQLIDLALLQNNMLKGQALNDFVKRSIDLI, from the coding sequence ATGAAAAAAGGAAATATAGGGGTTACAACAGAGAATATCTTCCCCATTATCAAAAAGTTCTTATATAGTGATCACGAAATTTTCTTACGTGAACTAGTTTCTAACGCAGTAGATGCCAGTCAGAAGTTGAAAACTCTAGCTTCTATTGGAGAATTCAAAGGTGAACTTGGCGATTTAACTGTTCAGGTAAAACTAGATAAGGAAAACAAAACAATCACTATTTCCGATCGTGGTATTGGTTTAACAGCTGAAGAAGTTGATAAATACATCAATCAAATTGCATTCTCAGGAGCAAATGATTTCCTTGACAAATATAAAGATGATGCCAATGCCATTATTGGTCACTTCGGTTTAGGTTTCTACTCTGCATTTATGGTTGCCAACCAAGTAGATATTATTTCTAAATCACACAAAGATGGTGCAAAAGCAGTAAAATGGAGCTGCGATGGTAGTCCAGAATATACATTAGAAGAAGCTGAAAAAGCCGATAGAGGTACAGATATTGTTCTTCATGTAGATACTGAAAGCGAAGAGTTTCTAGACGAAAGCAGAATCTCTACCCTATTGCACAAATATTGCAGCTTCTTACCTATTCCAGTAGCCTTTGGTCACAAAAAAGAATGGAAAGAGGGTAAGGAAGTTGAAACAGAAGAATTAAACGTAATCAATGATACAGAGCCACTATGGACACGCACTCCAAGTGATCTAAAAGATGAAGATTATATTGCTTTCTACAAAAAGCTATATCCAATGTCGGATGAACCCCTCTTCTGGATTCATCTAAACGTAGATTACCCTTTTAATCTGACTGGTATCCTTTACTTCCCTAAGATTAAGAGTAATATTGACTTGAGTAAAAACAAAATTCAACTTTACTCCAACCAAGTTTTTGTTACAGATTCAGTAGAAGGAATTGTTCCCGACTTTTTGACACTTCTTCATGGTGTGATTGATTCTCCAGACATTCCTCTAAACGTATCTCGCTCTTATCTACAAAGTGATAGCAATGTGAAGAAGATTTCTTCTCATATTACTAAGAAGGTATCAGACAGACTTCAGTCTATCTTTAAAACTGACAGAAAAGACTTTGAAAGCAAGTGGAACGACATCAAGTTGTTTATCAACTATGGTATGCTTACTCAAGAAGACTTCTTCAATCGTGCTAAGAAGTACTCTCTATTCTGCGATACCGATGAGAAATACTACACTTTTGAAGAATATCAAACGTTGGTAAAAGAGAATCAGACAGATAAGAACGGCAACTTAATTTACTTATACGCAACTAATAAAGACGAACAATATAGCTTTATTGAAGCAGCTCAGAACAAGGGTTACAACGTATTAGTTCTGGATGGCCAACTAGATGTTGCTTTGATCAACCTACTCGAACAGAAGTTTGAAAAGACGAGCTTCTCTCGTGTTGATGCCGATGTGATAGACAATTTAATTGTGAAGGAAGAACAGATTCAAACTGCTCTCGAAGCAAAAGAAGTAGATGCTCTTACTGCCACATTTAAAAGTCAGTTACCTGCAATGGAAAAAGTAGAATTCCACGTAATGATTCAATCTATGGGTGAAAACAGTGCTCCACTAGTAATTACTCAGAGTGAATATATGCGCCGTATGAAAGAAATGGCTTCTATCCAAGCAGGAATGGGATTCTACGGAGAAATGCCAAATATGTTCAACGTCGTTCTAAACTCAGACCACGAATTAGTGAAAACTGTTTTAGAAGAGACTGAGAAATCTTGTGAAGCTGAAGTAGCTCCTATCCAAACAGAACTCTCGATTGCAGAAGCTCGCAAAGCCGAACTGAAGAAAGATCAAGAAGGCAAGAAGGATGAAGAAATTCCTACTGCTCAAAAAGATGAATTAAAAGACTTAGACGATAAATTAAACGAATTAAAAGGTAAAAAGGATCTTGTATATGCTACTCATGCAGGCTCCAACAAGGTGGTTCGCCAATTAATTGACCTTGCCCTACTACAGAATAATATGTTAAAAGGACAAGCCTTGAACGACTTTGTAAAGAGAAGCATTGATTTGATCTAA
- a CDS encoding ATPase AAA-2 domain protein (COGs: COG0542 ATPase with chaperone activity ATP-binding subunit~InterProIPR004176:IPR003959:IPR001943:IPR013093:IPR 019489:IPR003593~KEGG: bfr:BF2410 ATP-dependent Clp protease~PFAM: ATPase, AAA-2; Clp, N-terminal; ATPase, AAA-type, core; UvrB/UvrC protein; Clp ATPase, C-terminal~SMART: ATPase, AAA+ type, core~SPTR: ATP-dependent Clp protease;~IMG reference gene:2504107252~PFAM: AAA domain (Cdc48 subfamily); Clp amino terminal domain; C-terminal, D2-small domain, of ClpB protein; UvrB/uvrC motif; ATPase family associated with various cellular activities (AAA)), which translates to MKSQFSKQVANVVINSKMEANRLSNNYIGPEHLLLGIIRDGEGKAIHILRNLSVDIEQVKESLEQILGRYKDNLLLPNADVPLSAEASKILKMCILEARAQHNETADTEHLLLAILREKDNLAARMLQQDNIDYEKVYNELLKVTPDIKAGMDFPEDEDEEEDFTPPFGSGDHDGSSSSHSTQTKTTSGKSTNDTPVLDNFGTDMTAAAASGKLDPVVGREKEIQRLAQILSRRKKNNPVLIGDPGVGKSAIVEGLALRIVEKKVSRILFDKRVVALDLTAVVAGTKYRGQFEERIQSILNELRKNPDVILFIDEIHTIVGAGSAAGSMDAANMLKPALSRGEIQCIGATTLDEYRTNIEKDGALERRFQKIIVEPTTLDETLQILRNIKDRYEDHHNVTYTDEALEACVNLTDRYINDRYFPDKAIDALDEAGARIHLTNISVPKEIEEQEAKLEEVKNKKTEAVKLQNFELAASYRDQERKVQAQLESMKENWENEMKTNRETVNASDIEAVVSLMSGVPVHKMARAEGEKLVALRDDLKGKVIAQDEAVDQITKAILRSRVGLKDPNKPTGTFLFLGPTGVGKTYLAKELAREMFGSTDALIRVDMTEYMEKYSVSKLVGSAPGYVGYEDGGQLTEQVRRRPYSIVLLDEIEKAHPEVFNILLQVMDEGRLTDGNGRLVDFKNTIIIMTSNVGSRRLKEFGRGVGFTTQTDLSDSEYAESVIKKSLTKTFAPEFINRIDEIITFNPLNQESIVKIVDLEVKKLISRVKKIGYTLEVSPEAEEFIAKVGYDPQFGARPLQRAIQTHLEDNLSELIVASKLTKGDTITVVPTEEGKKLDFKVIQPTE; encoded by the coding sequence ATGAAGAGTCAGTTTTCAAAACAAGTAGCCAATGTTGTTATCAACAGTAAAATGGAGGCGAATCGTTTGAGCAACAACTATATAGGACCTGAACATTTACTTTTAGGAATCATCCGAGATGGTGAAGGCAAGGCTATTCATATACTTCGCAACCTAAGTGTGGATATCGAACAGGTGAAAGAAAGTTTAGAGCAAATTTTGGGAAGATACAAGGACAACTTGTTACTGCCGAATGCAGATGTACCATTATCTGCTGAAGCTTCTAAAATACTTAAAATGTGTATATTGGAGGCTCGTGCTCAACATAATGAAACAGCTGATACAGAACATCTGTTATTAGCTATATTACGTGAAAAAGATAATTTAGCAGCAAGAATGTTACAACAAGACAATATAGATTACGAAAAAGTCTACAATGAGTTACTCAAAGTAACCCCTGACATTAAGGCAGGTATGGATTTTCCAGAAGACGAGGATGAAGAAGAAGATTTCACTCCTCCTTTTGGTAGTGGCGATCATGATGGTAGTTCATCTAGTCATAGTACACAGACCAAAACAACCTCGGGTAAGAGTACCAATGATACCCCAGTGCTAGACAACTTCGGTACAGATATGACCGCAGCTGCTGCCAGTGGTAAATTGGATCCTGTGGTAGGACGTGAAAAAGAAATTCAACGTTTGGCACAGATCCTTAGCCGTAGAAAGAAAAACAACCCTGTATTAATAGGTGATCCAGGTGTTGGAAAATCGGCTATTGTAGAAGGTTTGGCTTTGCGTATCGTAGAAAAAAAGGTATCACGTATCTTATTTGATAAACGTGTGGTAGCCCTTGATCTTACTGCTGTTGTAGCAGGTACAAAATACCGTGGACAGTTTGAAGAACGTATTCAATCTATCTTAAACGAATTACGCAAGAACCCCGATGTAATCTTATTTATAGATGAGATTCATACCATTGTGGGTGCAGGTTCGGCTGCAGGTTCTATGGATGCTGCTAATATGCTTAAACCAGCCTTATCAAGAGGAGAAATACAGTGTATTGGTGCTACTACGCTAGATGAGTATCGTACCAACATCGAAAAAGATGGAGCCCTTGAACGTCGTTTCCAAAAGATTATAGTGGAACCCACTACACTCGACGAAACACTTCAAATCTTGCGCAATATTAAAGATCGTTATGAAGATCACCACAATGTTACTTACACAGATGAAGCGCTAGAGGCTTGTGTAAACCTAACAGATAGATACATAAACGACCGTTACTTCCCAGATAAGGCCATTGATGCTTTGGATGAAGCGGGTGCTCGCATTCACTTAACAAACATCAGCGTTCCAAAAGAAATTGAAGAACAAGAAGCAAAATTAGAAGAAGTAAAGAATAAGAAGACAGAAGCTGTAAAACTTCAAAACTTTGAATTGGCTGCTAGTTACAGAGATCAAGAAAGAAAAGTTCAAGCTCAATTGGAATCTATGAAGGAAAATTGGGAAAATGAAATGAAAACAAATCGTGAAACTGTAAATGCATCCGATATTGAAGCTGTCGTTTCATTAATGTCTGGTGTTCCTGTTCATAAAATGGCTCGTGCTGAAGGAGAAAAGTTAGTTGCTCTACGTGATGATTTAAAAGGCAAAGTAATTGCTCAAGATGAAGCTGTAGATCAAATTACCAAAGCTATTCTTCGTAGCCGTGTAGGATTAAAAGATCCCAACAAGCCAACAGGTACATTCCTATTCTTAGGTCCAACAGGTGTAGGTAAAACTTACCTTGCAAAAGAGTTGGCTAGAGAAATGTTTGGTTCAACAGATGCCTTAATTCGTGTAGATATGACCGAGTACATGGAGAAATATTCTGTATCTAAACTAGTGGGTTCTGCTCCTGGTTATGTGGGATATGAAGATGGTGGTCAGCTTACGGAACAAGTTCGTCGTCGTCCCTACTCCATTGTATTATTAGATGAAATAGAAAAGGCACACCCTGAAGTATTTAATATATTACTTCAAGTGATGGACGAAGGTAGATTAACCGATGGTAATGGTAGATTAGTTGATTTCAAAAACACAATCATCATTATGACCTCTAATGTGGGATCACGTAGATTAAAAGAATTTGGTCGTGGGGTTGGGTTCACTACTCAAACAGACTTATCAGACAGTGAATATGCTGAAAGTGTAATTAAAAAATCACTAACTAAAACCTTCGCACCCGAATTTATCAACCGTATTGATGAGATTATCACTTTCAATCCGTTGAATCAAGAATCTATTGTAAAAATAGTAGATTTAGAAGTAAAGAAACTAATCAGTCGTGTGAAGAAGATTGGTTATACACTCGAAGTATCACCCGAAGCTGAAGAGTTTATAGCAAAAGTAGGTTACGATCCTCAGTTTGGTGCTCGTCCACTACAAAGAGCTATTCAAACTCACTTGGAAGATAACCTTTCAGAATTGATTGTTGCCAGTAAATTAACCAAGGGCGACACGATTACAGTCGTACCTACAGAAGAGGGCAAGAAGCTAGATTTTAAGGTTATTCAGCCCACAGAGTAA
- a CDS encoding AAA ATPase (COGs: COG1373 ATPase (AAA+ superfamily)~InterPro IPR003593~KEGG: pru:PRU_0213 hypothetical protein~SMART: ATPase, AAA+ type, core~SPTR: Putative uncharacterized protein;~IMG reference gene:2504107254), translating to MKRLFEYSNKLINETETSFLRYMYAEINWNNRMIGLIGPRGVGKTTLVLQYIKQNLNPAETLYITAEDFYFVDNKIIELVDTFVKFGGKYLFIDEIHKYKDWARELKLIYDYHKDLNVVFTGSSVLDIKKGASDLSRRAVIYNMQGLSFREYLKLFHNISAQTYTLEEILQHKVDIPEMERPLPYYVDYLKRGYYPFALEEDFDIRLAQIINQTLENDIPIYADMNVATGRKLKQLLAIISKSAPFKPNMSKIAEMLSASRNNISDYCLFMEEAGMIAQLRDHTGGIRGLGKVDKIYLDNTNLIYNLANNTSNIGNIRETFFLNQMRVKHNVLSSTVSDFLIDDMTFEVGGKNKGQKQIKNIENGYVVKDDIEYGFLNVIPLWQLGLTY from the coding sequence ATGAAACGATTATTTGAATATTCAAACAAGCTGATTAATGAAACTGAAACCAGTTTCTTACGCTATATGTATGCTGAAATCAATTGGAATAATCGTATGATTGGACTAATTGGCCCACGTGGTGTGGGTAAGACTACTCTTGTATTGCAATATATAAAACAGAACCTAAACCCTGCTGAAACACTTTATATTACTGCAGAGGACTTCTATTTCGTAGACAACAAAATCATTGAGCTAGTTGATACATTTGTTAAGTTTGGAGGGAAATATCTATTTATTGATGAGATACATAAATATAAAGACTGGGCTAGAGAACTCAAACTCATTTATGACTACCATAAAGATTTAAATGTTGTTTTTACTGGCTCATCTGTTTTGGATATTAAGAAAGGAGCATCTGATCTTAGTCGAAGGGCAGTTATATATAATATGCAGGGCTTGTCTTTTCGAGAATATCTCAAATTATTTCACAATATATCAGCCCAAACATACACGTTGGAAGAAATATTGCAACACAAGGTTGATATTCCAGAGATGGAGCGTCCACTGCCCTACTATGTCGATTATTTAAAAAGAGGTTATTATCCTTTTGCTTTGGAAGAAGACTTTGATATTCGCTTAGCTCAAATCATCAACCAAACTTTAGAGAACGACATCCCAATATATGCTGATATGAATGTTGCTACTGGTAGAAAGCTCAAACAATTACTAGCTATCATATCGAAGAGCGCACCATTTAAACCCAATATGAGTAAGATTGCTGAAATGTTATCGGCTAGTAGAAATAATATTTCGGACTATTGCCTATTTATGGAAGAAGCAGGAATGATTGCTCAACTGCGTGACCATACTGGAGGAATTAGAGGATTGGGGAAGGTGGATAAAATCTATTTAGACAATACAAATCTCATTTATAACCTAGCGAACAATACCTCGAACATTGGAAATATCAGAGAAACATTCTTTTTGAATCAGATGCGAGTGAAACACAATGTTCTATCCTCTACTGTATCTGATTTCTTGATTGATGATATGACCTTTGAAGTTGGAGGAAAGAATAAAGGACAAAAACAAATCAAAAATATAGAGAACGGTTATGTTGTAAAAGATGACATCGAATATGGATTCTTGAATGTTATTCCTTTATGGCAATTGGGATTAACGTATTGA
- a CDS encoding type I site-specific deoxyribonuclease, HsdR family (COGs: COG0610 Type I site-specific restriction-modification system R (restriction) subunit and related helicase~InterPro IPR004473:IPR007409:IPR006935:IPR014001~KEGG: fjo:Fjoh_4396 HsdR family type I site-specific deoxyribonuclease~PFAM: Restriction endonuclease, type I, EcoRI, R subunit/Type III, Res subunit, N-terminal; Restriction endonuclease, type I, R subunit/Type III, Res subunit~PRIAM: Type I site-specific deoxyribonuclease~SMART: DEAD-like helicase, N-terminal~SPTR: Type I site-specific deoxyribonuclease, HsdR family;~TIGRFAM: Restriction endonuclease, type I, EcoRI, R subunit~IMG reference gene:2504107255~PFAM: Type I restriction enzyme R protein N terminus (HSDR_N); Type III restriction enzyme, res subunit; Type I restriction and modification enzyme - subunit R C terminal~TIGRFAM: type I site-specific deoxyribonuclease, HsdR family) has translation MTEYTPIAELKNFIVLDKYTKDSVVNEAATVYQSEAALEQELIQDLVNQGYERVTHLTTVGAMLANVRKQIQALNEMEFTDSEWARYVEEYLDKPSDNLVEKTRKIHDDYIYDFVFDDGHIQNIYLVDKKNIARNKVQVISQFEQTGTHANRYDVTLLVNGLPLVQVELKKRGVAIREAFNQVHRYTKESFNSEKSLYKYIQIFVISNGTDTRYFANTVERNKNSFDFTMNWARADNTLIKDLKDFTATFFEKRTLLNVLLTYSVFDISNTLLIMRPYQIAATERILWKIKSAYQAKSWSTLESGGYIWHTTGSGKTLTSFKAARLATQLDFIDKVFFVVDRKDLDYQTMKEYQRFSPDSVNGSESTAGLKQNIAKDDNKIIVTTIQKLNNLIKSESNLAIYQKQVVFIFDEAHRSQFGEAQKNLKKKFKKYYQFGFTGTPIFPENALGSETTASVFGRELHSYVITDAIRDEKVLKFKVDYNNVRPRFKGIETEQDLEKLSAAENKKALLHPARIQEISQYILDNFRIKTHRNQGSNQGFNAMFAVSSVDAAKCYYEEFCRLQEKSDKPLKIATIFSFAPNEEQNAIGTIVDETFEPSALDTSSKEFLDKAINDYNALFKTSYGVGSDEFQNYYRDLAKRVKDKEIDLLIVVGMFLTGFDAPKLNTLFVDKNLRYHGLMQAFSRTNRIYNATKTFGNIVTFRDLEQATVDAITLFGDKNTKNVVLEKSYKEYLEGFTDIATGKARRGYIEVVKELKEKFPDPEVIDREEDKKEFSKLFGEYLRIENILQNYDEFTHLKAFQAINKDDAQEVEAFKEAHFLTDEDIATMQDIEVPAERTIQDYRSTYNDIRDWLRQERKGKEAEESKIDWDDVVFEVDLLKSQEINLDYILELIFENNKQTKDKDSLVEEIRRVIRASIGNRAKESLVVDFIHATDLNSIQDKTSIIQSFFEYAQEKQKTEATELIAEENLNEEEAKRYIISSLKREFATENGTELNAVLPRMSPLNPKYLTIKQRIFQKVSAFVEKFKGIGGKL, from the coding sequence ATGACAGAATATACACCCATAGCAGAATTGAAGAACTTCATCGTTCTAGATAAATATACCAAAGACTCCGTGGTGAATGAAGCAGCTACTGTTTATCAATCGGAAGCCGCCTTGGAACAAGAGTTGATACAAGACCTCGTAAATCAAGGCTATGAACGAGTAACACACCTAACTACCGTTGGGGCTATGCTTGCCAATGTACGTAAACAGATACAAGCACTCAACGAAATGGAGTTTACCGATAGCGAATGGGCACGTTATGTAGAAGAATATTTAGACAAACCCAGCGATAACCTCGTTGAGAAAACCCGCAAAATACACGATGATTACATCTACGATTTTGTGTTTGACGACGGACATATTCAAAACATCTACTTGGTAGATAAAAAGAATATAGCTCGTAATAAAGTGCAAGTGATTTCCCAGTTTGAACAAACGGGTACACATGCCAATCGCTATGATGTAACCCTACTCGTAAACGGCTTGCCCTTAGTGCAAGTTGAATTAAAAAAACGAGGAGTTGCCATTCGTGAAGCCTTTAACCAAGTACATCGCTATACCAAAGAGAGCTTTAACAGTGAGAAATCACTCTATAAATACATACAGATATTTGTAATCTCCAATGGTACCGACACCCGCTACTTTGCCAATACCGTAGAGCGAAACAAAAACAGTTTTGATTTTACTATGAATTGGGCACGGGCAGATAACACGTTAATAAAAGACCTAAAAGACTTTACAGCTACCTTTTTTGAGAAGCGAACCCTTTTAAATGTATTGCTCACGTATTCGGTTTTCGATATCAGCAACACACTCCTCATCATGCGGCCGTACCAGATTGCTGCAACAGAGAGAATATTGTGGAAAATTAAAAGTGCGTATCAGGCTAAAAGTTGGTCCACCCTAGAGAGTGGAGGATACATTTGGCACACTACGGGCTCAGGAAAAACGCTGACTAGCTTTAAAGCAGCTCGCTTGGCTACCCAACTCGATTTTATAGATAAAGTATTCTTTGTGGTGGATCGTAAAGACCTCGATTACCAAACCATGAAGGAGTACCAACGCTTCTCTCCCGATAGTGTAAACGGCTCGGAGAGTACAGCAGGGCTAAAACAAAACATAGCCAAAGATGACAATAAAATCATAGTTACCACTATTCAAAAGCTCAACAACTTGATAAAAAGCGAAAGCAATTTGGCGATTTATCAAAAGCAAGTGGTCTTTATCTTTGATGAAGCACACCGTTCACAATTTGGTGAAGCTCAAAAGAACCTGAAGAAAAAATTCAAGAAGTATTATCAGTTTGGTTTTACAGGAACTCCTATCTTTCCCGAAAATGCATTAGGATCAGAAACCACAGCTAGTGTATTTGGCAGAGAATTGCACTCTTATGTAATTACAGATGCCATCAGAGATGAGAAAGTACTCAAATTCAAAGTGGATTATAATAATGTGCGCCCTCGGTTTAAAGGAATAGAAACCGAACAAGATTTGGAAAAGCTAAGTGCGGCAGAAAACAAGAAAGCACTACTCCACCCTGCTCGTATTCAAGAGATTTCTCAGTATATACTCGATAATTTTAGAATAAAAACACACCGCAACCAAGGCAGTAACCAGGGTTTCAATGCCATGTTTGCAGTTAGCAGTGTAGATGCAGCAAAATGTTATTATGAAGAGTTCTGCCGTTTGCAAGAGAAGAGTGACAAGCCTCTAAAAATTGCTACCATATTCTCATTCGCCCCCAATGAAGAGCAAAATGCCATAGGTACAATCGTAGATGAAACCTTTGAACCTTCAGCCTTAGATACTAGCTCCAAAGAGTTTCTGGATAAAGCCATCAACGACTACAATGCTTTATTTAAAACAAGTTATGGTGTGGGTAGCGACGAGTTTCAAAACTATTATCGCGACTTAGCCAAACGAGTAAAAGACAAAGAGATTGATTTATTGATTGTGGTAGGTATGTTTCTTACGGGCTTTGATGCACCTAAACTCAATACCTTGTTTGTAGATAAGAACTTGCGATACCATGGATTGATGCAAGCCTTTTCGCGTACCAACCGTATTTACAATGCGACTAAAACCTTTGGAAACATTGTAACTTTCAGAGATTTAGAACAAGCTACGGTAGATGCGATTACCTTGTTTGGAGATAAAAACACCAAAAACGTAGTCCTTGAAAAGAGTTATAAAGAGTACTTAGAGGGGTTCACCGATATAGCCACAGGCAAAGCTCGCAGAGGTTATATTGAGGTAGTGAAAGAGCTGAAAGAGAAATTCCCCGATCCAGAAGTAATAGACCGAGAGGAAGATAAAAAAGAGTTTTCTAAACTATTTGGGGAGTACTTACGCATAGAAAACATCCTACAAAACTACGATGAGTTTACCCATCTCAAAGCATTTCAAGCCATAAACAAAGACGATGCTCAAGAGGTTGAAGCCTTTAAAGAGGCTCATTTCCTTACCGATGAAGATATAGCAACCATGCAGGACATTGAGGTTCCCGCAGAACGAACTATTCAAGATTATCGTTCTACCTACAACGATATTCGCGACTGGCTCAGACAAGAACGAAAAGGCAAAGAAGCAGAAGAATCAAAGATAGACTGGGATGATGTGGTGTTTGAAGTAGATTTGCTTAAATCTCAAGAAATCAATTTGGATTATATCCTAGAGTTGATCTTTGAGAACAACAAACAAACCAAAGATAAAGACTCACTAGTTGAAGAAATTCGTAGAGTGATACGTGCTAGTATTGGCAATAGAGCCAAAGAGAGCTTAGTAGTCGATTTTATACATGCAACCGACCTGAATTCTATTCAAGATAAAACAAGTATCATACAATCATTCTTTGAATATGCACAAGAGAAACAGAAAACAGAAGCTACAGAATTAATAGCCGAAGAGAATCTCAATGAAGAGGAAGCTAAACGCTACATTATCTCTTCCTTAAAACGAGAGTTTGCTACAGAAAATGGTACCGAACTCAATGCCGTTTTACCCAGAATGAGCCCACTAAATCCTAAGTACTTAACCATAAAACAAAGAATATTCCAAAAGGTAAGTGCTTTTGTAGAAAAGTTTAAGGGGATTGGTGGAAAGCTGTAG